In a single window of the Coregonus clupeaformis isolate EN_2021a chromosome 10, ASM2061545v1, whole genome shotgun sequence genome:
- the LOC121575271 gene encoding separin isoform X2: protein MKMKCLKVDEYIKRTVCPKETRVLHEELETYMKNGPGPQGRTLCDRVIRACNHQLGVGPPDSDHIAGLIKLVELALRGYDISGELGVQSTPLYMEKITFHILKKLGSLRVYHPCSSLGSLLYQRLAPAPQTEDYCVLVRSCFAVLWNGLSAAQDGACLNPRDKLRCQMQALSFLLLLDRERTSPPSCSKTPIYVEDALAEFEKGCGTLTKEDATLILQETHRHLLSPWAGGRGGDGEPSGRPCLSTLCEVVLITSKLLSKAGFWSLAAGLVGGALGKVRNSADGLSPALVLGKLAVDIHRSMSSEEESGQAFTECARALRSLPNTLGDREAHVILEGCSLVVWAVEAGQSKGLSGTVLLAWFSFLEEHQELMQKRLQKDLVSQSEESRLQQSLCFSMYQGFVFAYESMLASQLENTETLDRVLLYCQATAGRMMTEIRKLPSDNILIKAVTAVSNLVCGLYNRRLYDQAFTLVEILCQELRKNCPPSLSVDRVSRAFMLAVQSSRRGSHLERALDWVILWLQTLGPGERLTQHMTEPVSLWVKTKADAARAGQEDTRLRTLRDGFGPDVPDEGVMLCLLEEELRAYREVAGDSTQERYNTLCDLLDICHEDSHHTHLRAIYLCEMAQVVCFQDFSEQTDCSAVDFTHEALRLLEEEPETEENADRLKDDKAHASLWLYVCTLEKNLQEAIDKEKRLQNVREQAGGVTNPVETNDLDYEDKQKQQDSSLVYEGLRFNLAAESKLCQPLDKALGEWASLLQGNKLPSVKNPKQICTSIALTAALYKLMGKPLQALEAYQLASGLSCRLGDAQGRASSLCHSARLLLELGAPEMAQAQLEEAENCLTPDPNTGGPSLLSVLATLLRAQLCYSKGQVAQGVPYLCEVLKEVGEQRHSKSWYLLRARALQTSSAYLSLDTATLPPALRQRITQHGLKTPDTALYESLKLLCSLLVTLVGNGLYGAYSSTDTRFIDQGDNLVLKWQLLSELLGCSVRMVSVRSSSGAVHEAKLQCLEALKLATKLQTLSQCAELLVIKAELELMKGEREECGFDLDKVRNLLELCTDFTNGEQKPEVRIQPRKSRPAPKPESPLPSGEEDCKAFLSTRWFPKEPIERDLASSPPLKARAQRWLSSLGHGADCDCPCCSEPSLGRVTVRWATTQADLALQLSPTEVRASRNLHLAALARCKSITVKMATKLTKLFPLKTLPPKPCLLQDLVARVYLRIAMSGLELRLGKAAGTWKVLEAGLAFVASKPSPELGPLRAGLLGIKAQVSCLALATQRDCPPEELFSAAWAWNPPPKGAVEVDHKPKTLPPPTLLKKSKDPVVTAAKAKDTKKTKDHIPKIKVSFSSTKGQMSLVPKTPVVVKHSRAKSSVGELSSFDFNTEVPTVACTPVQRVKAPSSARRGAAKVAANLPFQVYEEQSPSLDKPQPVPAAPKRTKKSRFKVEFSDESDTESNPKVELKEKPVVSKKRITSTRAPRAPKPVPAPDPPAEKAPPKRGRKKSTAVPLSCTSSEDELAASVSFSSQSAPDRRGRPRRQQPGTGGHSEAPERMRTIEEEMDGLNMDSSIEELRASDTETEENGAASMVLDGPDTDFEVLRRDLCGDRERDCLSELRSEGHPGGALQAHLPHSNTGPDGLSVEAVQSLLRSAWLALQHFPPPTLYPRLCGLLALSLGQKDSVTTAMLHTQSLGVTSRHHMTRHLANRLKKLKKSSSELADRLGSLSLEEPQTGNPIEQRLSQLEKIFSFPTAEPSVFPQQHCQQFITQLQDLPTGVTVCVLSVLGVHPGEMGDTILLSRLERGSDPVTVRIPTAQREHPISWLVQEMDSVQKEQKAVSCVSEKAKWWEGRRALDARMERLLEEMEGLLGCWQGLLLPLTSDPELSVQAKHLQKTLAAWGAQTSEEMLKAVLSASPLLSQSQLQWFAQGVCVERGKQFVDLVQTAAAVLADRPEPQGHVVLLLDKYLQKLPWESISCLRPCSVTRMPSLHSLLGHCALKESDPGCVLNGGVDPKQVFYVLNPDANLGDTEERFKQSFTSEQHWQGVCGVAPDPDQLQDAVTAKDLYIYVGHGAGARFLDGQRILKKEMRAASLLFGCSSAALAVRGELEGTGIILNYLMAGCPLILGNLWDVTDRDIDRFTKALLESWLSAGPGAPLLDHMALSRQATHLKHLIGAAPVVYGLPIHLR, encoded by the exons ATGAAAATGAAGTGCTTAAAGGTTGACGAATACATCAAACGGACAGTTTGTCCAAAAGAGACAAGAGTTCTACATGAAGAATTAGAG ACTTACATGAAAAATGGACCTGGGCCACAAGGTCGAACATTGTGTGATCGAGTTATCAGGGCCTGTAACCACCAACTTGGAGTTGGGCCCCCGGACAGTGACCATATTGCTGGACTCATAAAGCTGGTGGAGCTTGCCCTCCGAGGGTATGACATCTCAGGGGAGCTCGGTGTGCAAAGCACCCCTTTGTATATGGAGAAAATCACCTTTCACATACTCAAGAAACTGGGCTCCTTGCGAGTGTACCATCCATGTAGCTCCTTGGGAAGCCTACTCTACCAGAGGCTGGCTCCAGCTCCACAG ACAGAAGACTACTGTGTGCTTGTACGCAGCTGCTTTGCAGTACTGTGGAATGGACTGTCTGCAGCCCAAGACGGTGCCTGCCTAAACCCCAGGGACAAGCTCCGATGCCAGATGCAAGCCCTGAGCTTCCTGCTGCTGCTGGACAGGGAGAGAACCTCACCCCCCTCCTGCTCCAAAACCCCCATATACGTGGAAGACGCCCTGGCTGAGTTTGAGAAGGGCTGTGGGACCCTGACTAAGGAGGATGCCACATTGATCCTGCAGGAGACCCACCGTCACCTCCTGTCCCCCTGGGCTGGGGGACGTGGCGGGGATGGGGAGCCCTCGGGGCGGCCCTGCCTCTCTACACTCTGTGAGGTGGTGCTGATCACCTCAAAGCTTCTGTCTAAGGCAGGTTTCTGGAGCCTGGCTGCAGGGCTGGTGGGCGGAGCCCTGGGAAAGGTCAGGAACTCTGCAGATGGCCTCAGCCCAGCTCTGGTGCTTGGCAAGCTCGCAGTAGACATCCACCGCTCCATGAGCTCCGAAGAGGAGAGCGGACAGGCTTTTACAGAGTGTGCCCGGGCCCTCCGGTCTCTCCCTAACACCCTTGGGGACCGGGAGGCCCATGTGATCCTGGAGGGGTGCAGTCTGGTGGTATGGGCAGTGGAGGCAGGGCAGAGCAAGGGGCTGAGTGGAACTGTGCTCCTGGCCTGGTTCTCATTTCTGGAGGAGCATCAGGAACTCATGCAGAAGAGATTACAGAAG GATTTGGTATCTCAGTCTGAGGAGAGCCGACTTCAGCAGTCCCTTTGCTTCAGCATGTACCAAGGCTTTGTGTTTGCTTATGAGAGCATGCTGGCCTCACAG CTGGAGAATACTGAGACACTGGACAGAGTACTGCTGTACTGCCAGGCAACAGCAGGCCGGATGATGACTGAAAtacgcaagctgcccagtgataaCATCCTCATCAAAGCAG TGACCGCGGTCAGTAACCTGGTGTGTGGTCTTTATAACCGTCGGCTATACGACCAAGCCTTCACCCTGGTGGAGATCCTGTGTCAGGAGCTACGCAAGAActgccccccctctctgtctgtggaCAGG GTGAGCCGGGCCTTCATGCTGGCGGTGCAGAGTTCGAGGCGTGGTAGTCATCTGGAGCGGGCGCTGGACTGGGTCATCCTGTGGCTGCAGACCCTGGGGCCGGGGGAGCGGCTCACTCAGCACATGACTGAACCCGTGTCCCTGTGGGTCAAGACCAAGGCTGACGCCGCCCGGGCTGGGCAGGAGGACACACGCCTCAG GACCCTGCGTGATGGCTTTGGGCCTGACGTCCCTGACGAAGGGGTGATGCTGTGCTTGTTGGAGGAGGAGCTGCGTGCCTACAGGGAGGTGGCAGGGGACAGCACTCAGGAGCGCTACAACACCCTGTGTGACCTGTTGGACATCTGCCACGAGGACAGCCACCACACACACCTGCGTGCCATCTACCTGTGTGAGATGGCCCAAGTGGTGTGCTTCCAGGACTTCAGTGAACAAACAGACTG CTCTGCTGTTGATTTTACCcacgaggccctgagattgcTGGAGGAGGAGCCAGAGACGGAGGAGAATGCTGATAGGCTGAAGGACGACAAGGCCCACGCCTCTCTGTGGCTGTATGTCTGCACCCTGGAGAAGAACCTGCAGGAG GCCATAGATAAGGAGAAGAGGCTGCAGAATGTGCGGGAGCAGGCAGGGGGCGTCACCAACCCTGTGGAGACCAATGACCTGGATTACGAGGACAAGCAGAAGCAGCAGGACAGCAGCCTGGTGTACGAGGGCCTGCGCTTCAACCTGGCTGCTGAGAGCA AGTTGTGCCAGCCTCTTGACAAGGCTCTAGGGGAGTGGGCCTCTCTACTGCAGGGGAACAAGCTGCCCTCTGTAAAGAACCCTAAACAGATCTGCACCTCCATCGCCCTCACAGCTGCCCTCTACAAACTCATGGGCAAG CCTCTGCAGGCACTTGAGGCCTACCAGTTGGCTTCTGGCCTCTCCTGTCGCCTTGGTGACGCTCAAGGCCGTGCCTCCTCCCTGTGCCACTCTGCCAGGCTGCTGCTGGAGCTGGGTGCCCCTGAAATGGCACAG GCCCAGCTGGAGGAAGCAGAGAATTGTCTCACCCCCGATCCCAACACTGGGggtccctcccttctctctgtgcTGGCCACACTGCTGAGGGCTCAGCTCTGCTACAGCAAaggacag GTGGCGCAGGGTGTGCCTTACCTGTGTGAGGTTCTGAAAGAGGTGGGAGAGCAAAGGCACTCTAAGAGCTGGTACCTGCTGCGTGCCCGGGCACTACAGACCAGTAGTGCCTACCTGAGCCTGGACACAGCCACACTGCCACCAGCACTGCGCCAACGCATCACCCAACACG ggctGAAGACCCCAGACACTGCCCTGTATGAGAGCCTGAAGCTTCTGTGTAGTCTGCTGGTGACTCTGGTGGGGAACGGCCTGTATGGAGCCTACAGCAGCACTGACACACGTTTCATAGACCAAG GTGATAATCTGGTGTTGAAGTGGCAGCTGCTGTCTGAGCTGCTGGGCTGTTCTGTGAGAATGGTGTCAGTGAGGAGCAGCAGTGGAGCCGTCCACGAGGCCAAGCTCCAGTGTCTGGAGGCCCTCAAACTGGCCACCAAGCTGCAGACCCTCAGCCA gtgtGCCGAGCTGCTGGTGATAAAGGCTGAGCTGGAGCTgatgaagggggagagggaggagtgtgGCTTTGACCTGGACAAAGTCAGGAACCTGCTGGAACTCTGCACCG ACTTTACTAATGGGGAGCAGAAGCCAGAGGTGAGGATCCAACCGAGGAAAAGCCGTCCGGCCCCGAAGCCAGAGTCTCCCCTCCCCAGTGGAGAGGAGGACTGTAAGGCCTTCCTGAGCACCCGCTGGTTCCCCAAGGAGCCCATCGAGAGGGATCTGGCCAGCTCCCCTCCCCTCAAAGCCAGGGCCCAGCGCTGGCTCTCTTCCCTGGGCCATGGGGCCGACTGCGACTGCCCCTGCTGCTCCGAGCCCAGCCTGGGCCGGGTGACTGTTCGCTGGGCCACCACACAGGCCGACCTGGCCCTCCAGCTAAGCCCCACAGAGGTCCGAGCCAGCCGTAACCTCCACCTGGCTGCTCTGGCCCGCTGCAAGAGCATCACTGTCAAGATGGCCACCAAACTGACCAAGCTCTTCCCCCTCAAGACCCTCCCACCCAAACCCTGTTTGCTCCAGGACCTGGTGGCACGGGTGTACCTGCGCATTGCCATGTCAGGTCTGGAGCTAAGGCTGGGGAAGGCTGCAGGTACCTGGAAAGTCCTAGAGGCTGGTTTGGCGTTTGTGGCCTCCAAGCCCTCTCCGGAGCTGGGGCCCTTGAGGGCCGGGCTGCTGGGGATCAAAGCTCAGGTCTCCTGTCTGGCCCTGGCCACCCAGAGAGACTGCCCCCCTGAGGAGCTATTTTCTGCAGCCTGGGCCTGGAACCCTCCACCCAAAGGAGCTGTGGAGGTGGACCACAAGCCCAAAACGCTACCCCCACCAACCTTGCTCAAGAAGTCCAAAGACCCAGTGGTCACGGCTGCTAAAGCTAAAGACACCAAGAAGACCAAAGACCACATCCCCAAGATCAAAGTGAGTTTCTCCTCCACCAAGGGCCAAATGTCTCTGGTCCCCAAAACACCTGTGGTGGTCAAACACTCCAGGGCAAAGTCGTCTGTGGGGGAGCTCAGCTCATTTGACTTCAACACAGAGGTGCCCACAGTGGCCTGCACCCCCGTCCAGAGGGTCAAGGCGCCCTCCTCTGCCAGGCGAGGAGCAGCCAAGGTCGCCGCTAATCTGCCCTTCCAGGTCTATGAGGAGCAGTCACCGTCTCTGGATAAACCACAGCCTGTACCTGCAGCCCCCAAACGTACCAAGAAGTCTCGCTTTAAG GTGGAGTTCAGTGATGAGAGTGACACTGAATCCAACCCCAAAGTGGAGCTCAAAGAGAAACCAGTGGTCTCCAAAAAGCGCATCACCTCCACCAGGGCACCCCGTGCCCCAAAACCAGTCCCAGCCCCTGACCCCCCTGCAGAGAAGGCCCCTCCCAAGAGGGGCAGGAAGAAGAGCACTGCCGTCCCCCTCTCCTGCACCTCTTCTGAGGACGAGCTGGCCGCCTCTGTGTCCTTCTCCTCCCAGTCTGCCCCGGACAGGAGAGGCAGACCCAGGAGACAACAGCCTGGGACAGGGGGACACAGTGAGGCGCCAGAGAGGATGAGGACTattgaagaggagatggatgggcTTAATATGGACTCCAGTATTGAGGAGCTGAGGGCGTCAGACACCGAGACTGAGGAGAATGGTGCAGCCA GCATGGTGTTGGACGGCCCAGACACCGACTTTGAGGTCCTGAGGAGGGACCTGTGTGGTGATAGAGAGCGAGACTGTCTGTCTGAGCTGAGGAGTGAGGGTCACCCAGGGGGGGCCCTGCAAGCCCACCTCCCTCACTCTAACACTGGGCCAG ACGGTCTCTCTGTGGAGGCAGTGCAGTCTTTGCTTCGCTCCGCCTGGTTGGCCCTGCAGCATTTCCCCCCGCCCACCCTCTACCCCCGCCTCTGTGGCCTGCTGGCCCTGTCGCTGGGGCAAAAGGATTCTGTCACCACGGCGATGCTCCACACCCAATCCCTGGGTGTGACCTCCCGCCATCACATGACACGACACCTGGCCAATCGCCTCAA AAAGCTGAAGAAGAGTTCGTCTGAGCTGGCAGACCGACTGGGTTCTCTGAGTCTAGAGGAGCCCCAGACTGGGAACCCTATAGAACAGAGACTGTCCCAGCTTGAGAAAATATTTTCCTTCCCCACAGCTGAGCCCTCTGTCTTCCCACAGCAACACTGCCAACAGTTCATCACACAACTGCAAGACCTCCCCACCG gggtgactgtgtgtgtgttgtctgtgctgGGGGTGCACCCAGGGGAGATGGGGGACACCATCCTGCTGTCCCGGCTGGAGAGGGGCTCCGATCCCGTCACCGTCCGCATCCCCACGGCCCAACGAGAG CACCCTATTAGCTGgctggtgcaggagatggacagTGTTCAGAAGGAGCAGAAAGCTGTGAGCTGTGTGTCGGAGAAGGCCAAGTggtgggaggggaggagggcCCTGGACGCACGCATGGAG aGACtgctggaggagatggaggggttgCTGGGTTGTTGGCAGGGGCTCCTCctacccctgacctctgaccctgagcTGTCTGTCCAGGCCAAGCACCTCCAGAAGACCCTCGCTGCCTGGGGGGCACAGACCtcggaggagatgctgaag GCTGtgctgtctgcctctcctctgctctctcagtCCCAGCTGCAGTGGTTTGCCCAGGGAGTGTGTGTGGAGCGGGGGAAGCAGTTTGTGGACCTTGTGCAGACCGCTGCGGCTGTACTGGCAGACAGGCCCGAGCCACAAGGACACGTGGTGCTCCTCTTGGACAAG TACCTCCAGAAGCTGCCATGGGAGAGCATCTCCTGTCTCAGGCCTTGCTCTGTCACCCGCATGCCCTCTCTACATTCACTGCTGGGCCATTGTGCTCTAAAAGAG TCTGACCCTGGTTGTGTCCTGAATGGAGGTGTGGACCCTAAGCAGGTGTTCTACGTGCTCAACCCTGACGCCAACCTGGGAGACACAGAGGAGCGTTTCAAACAGTCGTTCACCAG TGAGCAACATTGGCAGGGTGTGTGCGGGGTGGCTCCTGACCCAGATCAACTGCAGGATGCAGTGACTGCCAAAGACCTCTACAT TTACGTGGGTCATGGGGCGGGAGCGCGGTTCCTGGATGGGCAGAGGATCCTGAAGAAGGAGATGAGAGCTGCCTCCCTTCTCTTTGGTTGCAGCAGCGCTGCGCTggctgttcgaggggagctggaggGGACAGGAATCATCCTCAACTACCTCATGGCTGGCTG CCCGTTGATTCTGGGGAATCTGTGGGATGTGACGGACCGGGACATTGACCGCTTTACCAAGGCTCTGCTGGAGTCCTGGCTGTCCGCAGGTCCCGGGGCTCCACTCCTGGACCACATGGCCCTGTCCCGCCAGGCCACACACCTCAAACACCTCATAGGGGCAGCACCCGTGGTCTACGGCCTCCCCATCCATCTGCGCTAG